From one Triticum aestivum cultivar Chinese Spring chromosome 4B, IWGSC CS RefSeq v2.1, whole genome shotgun sequence genomic stretch:
- the LOC123091345 gene encoding uncharacterized protein, which translates to MLLLRPAWSLREVELCTFPAQHARPFPFVHTKEPVRYVEEWIGHAVVCDVQMLRVLVSPTTEPLRLVAVPLISRYLTTLQLQCVELDDDALDFSSCPVLEDLKVSLCIISAQRMSSHSLKHLCVAECSIASDFRTRISTPGLVSLRLSVQCWRAPLLESMPLLVTAYVKISPLLLDHRWFGYHGDSTSDNPDGSGKCVLLSGLINATHLELEAADGVHIFKLDLACCPIFNKLKTLLVNEWVVGRDFCALLCFLQHTPVLEKLIILLHEDQKPMMNMGESHLQSLRLKTVEFRCTKVDESGSHLFKDADS; encoded by the exons ATGCTGCTCTTGCGCCCCGCCTGGAGCCTGCGCGAGGTCGAGCTCTGCACGTTTCCGGCGCAACATGCTCGACCCTTTCCCTTTGTCCACACCAAGGAGCCGGTCCGGTACGTCGAGGAGTGGATTGGGCACGCTGTCGTGTGCGACGTTCAGATGCTCAGGGTCCTTGTCAGCCCAACAACCGAACCGCTGCGGCTCGTCGCGGTGCCTCTGATCTCCCGGTACTTGACGACCCTGCAGCTTCAGTGTGTAGAGCTGGACGACGATGCCTTGGATTTCTCGAGCTGTCCTGTGTTGGAGGATCTAAAGGTGAGCTTATGCATAATTTCTGCTCAGAGGATGTCATCGCACTCGCTCAAGCACCTCTGTGTCGCTGAATGTAGCATTGCATCGGATTTCCGCACACGGATTTCTACCCCGGGTCTTGTTTCGCTGCGCCTGAGTGTTCAGTGCTGGCGGGCTCCTCTGCTTGAAAGCATGCCATTACTAGTAACAGCATATGTCAAAATTAGCCCCCTCCTGCTAGATCATCGATGGTTTGGCTACCATGGAGATAGCACTTCTGATAATCCTGATGGCAGTGGAAAGTGTGTGCTCCTTAGCGGTTTGATCAATGCTACGCATTTGGAGTTGGAAGCTGCAGATGGAGTG CATATTTTCAAGCTAGACTTGGCATGCTGCCCTATATTCAACAAGTTAAAGACCTTGCTAGTCAATGAGTGGGTTGTTGGTCGTGACTTTTGTGCACTACTTtgctttcttcaacacacaccagTTTTAGAGAAGCTCATTATTCTACTGCACGAG GATCAAAAGCCTATGATGAATATGGGAGAAAGTCACCTTCAATCTCTACGCCTTAAAACTGTTGAATTCAGATGCACAAAGGTTGATGAAAGTGGTTCACATTTGTTCAAAGATGCTGACTCTTGA